A single Phycisphaerales bacterium DNA region contains:
- a CDS encoding Gfo/Idh/MocA family oxidoreductase — protein sequence MTTSVQASTSTPDKFDGRPVRCGVVGVGRMGRHHARVYSQLAGCKLVGVVDSSEERRGNLAEQFGCGAFETVEQLLDAGVDAVSVAVPTTYHRAVAEPLLKAGVACLIEKPLAGDVETARAIRDLAEATGSCLMVGHIERFNPVMRAVQRAYSTGMEIVPRFMQVVRVSPMTFRSVDVGVVMDMMIHDLDVVLMLMGGREPDFIRAAGVSVITPHEDLCNAWLEFNTPHGRCVANVTASRLALKTERVTRITGENAYIKIDYGAKKGNMIRRTANEIQRREMQEALAKGADLTSLKWDQLVNIEELVVDDAEPIVAEIQEFLEAVRTGRRPAIDAEAGFANVRTAQRIVDAIKQGL from the coding sequence GTGACCACCTCCGTGCAGGCGAGCACGAGCACCCCGGACAAGTTCGACGGCCGCCCCGTCCGCTGCGGCGTCGTCGGCGTGGGCCGCATGGGCCGCCACCACGCCCGCGTCTACTCGCAGCTCGCGGGCTGCAAGCTCGTCGGCGTGGTGGACTCCTCCGAGGAACGCCGCGGCAACCTCGCCGAGCAGTTCGGCTGCGGGGCCTTCGAGACCGTCGAGCAGCTGCTGGACGCGGGCGTTGACGCCGTGTCCGTGGCCGTGCCCACCACCTACCATCGCGCCGTGGCCGAGCCGCTGCTCAAGGCCGGCGTCGCCTGCCTCATCGAGAAGCCCCTCGCCGGGGACGTCGAGACCGCCCGCGCCATCCGCGACCTCGCCGAGGCCACCGGCTCCTGCCTCATGGTCGGCCACATCGAGCGGTTCAACCCGGTGATGCGGGCCGTGCAGCGGGCGTACTCCACCGGCATGGAGATCGTGCCCCGCTTCATGCAGGTGGTGCGCGTCAGCCCCATGACCTTCCGCTCGGTGGACGTGGGCGTGGTCATGGACATGATGATCCACGACCTGGACGTCGTGCTCATGCTCATGGGCGGGCGCGAGCCCGACTTCATCCGCGCCGCCGGCGTCTCCGTCATCACCCCCCACGAGGACCTGTGCAACGCCTGGCTGGAGTTCAACACCCCCCACGGCCGCTGCGTCGCCAACGTCACCGCCTCGCGCCTCGCCCTCAAGACCGAGCGCGTCACCCGCATCACCGGCGAGAACGCCTACATCAAGATCGACTACGGCGCCAAGAAGGGCAACATGATCCGCCGCACCGCCAACGAGATCCAGCGGCGGGAAATGCAGGAGGCCCTGGCCAAGGGCGCCGACCTCACCAGCCTCAAGTGGGACCAGCTCGTCAACATCGAAGAGCTAGTAGTAGACGACGCCGAGCCCATCGTCGCCGAGATCCAGGAGTTTTTAGAGGCCGTGCGGACGGGGAGAAGGCCCGCGATCGACGCCGAGGCCGGCTTCGCCAACGTGCGGACGGCGCAGCGGATCGTGGACGCGATCAAGCAGGGGTTGTAG
- the trxA gene encoding thioredoxin, whose amino-acid sequence MASALVNQFTDSNFESEVLKSDKPVIVDFWAAWCPPCRALSPIIDSLADELGGRVKVGKVNTDDNRILAAQYNISSIPTVMIFSGGRPVKKLIGLRRKEEFLSAVNELSAAA is encoded by the coding sequence ATGGCCAGTGCTCTGGTGAACCAGTTTACGGACAGCAACTTCGAGAGCGAGGTGCTCAAGTCCGACAAGCCCGTGATCGTCGACTTCTGGGCGGCGTGGTGCCCGCCGTGCCGGGCGTTGTCGCCCATCATCGACAGCCTGGCCGACGAGCTGGGCGGGCGGGTCAAGGTCGGCAAGGTGAACACCGACGACAACCGCATCCTCGCGGCCCAGTACAACATCTCCTCGATCCCCACGGTCATGATCTTCTCGGGCGGGCGCCCGGTGAAGAAGCTGATCGGGCTGCGGCGCAAGGAGGAGTTCCTCAGCGCGGTCAACGAGCTCTCCGCCGCGGCGTAA
- the trxA gene encoding thioredoxin, translating into MASEHVLEFTEDNFASEVLGSQQPVLVDFWAEWCGPCKMLLPVIDALATEMAGKAKVGKVDTERSQRIAMQYNITAIPTMIIFKDGKPVKTLVGLKKKDDLVAALQQAGAA; encoded by the coding sequence ATGGCCAGCGAGCACGTGCTTGAGTTCACCGAAGACAACTTTGCCTCCGAGGTCCTGGGCAGCCAGCAGCCCGTCCTCGTCGACTTCTGGGCCGAGTGGTGCGGCCCCTGCAAGATGCTCCTGCCCGTCATCGACGCCCTCGCGACCGAGATGGCCGGCAAGGCCAAGGTCGGCAAGGTGGACACCGAGCGCAGCCAGCGCATCGCCATGCAGTACAACATCACCGCCATCCCCACCATGATCATCTTCAAGGACGGCAAGCCCGTGAAGACGCTCGTGGGCCTCAAGAAGAAGGACGACCTCGTGGCCGCGCTCCAGCAGGCGGGGGCGGCGTGA
- a CDS encoding site-specific DNA-methyltransferase, with the protein MLTKHAVYLGDARNLSFIASESVHLVVTSPPYAALIHYSDGQNQLGNIQSYEMFLDELDKCWAECLRILVPGGRICCVVGDVCLSRKRAGRHHVLPLSADIQVRARRIGFDNLTPIRWMKVANIKLEASTSSVFLGKPNLPNGVVKNDVESILFLRKPGGYRKPTAAQEKASFIPTDEYRKWFSAAWSDVKGQIRRDHPAPYPLEIPNRLIRMFSFTGDTVVDPFAGTGTTALAAMQAGRNSISVEIETKYVELIKKRLDSAPLGANVEYKLPASKRPAATTRSA; encoded by the coding sequence ATGCTCACGAAGCACGCCGTCTATCTTGGGGATGCCCGCAACCTCTCCTTTATCGCATCGGAGAGCGTGCACCTGGTCGTGACGTCGCCGCCCTATGCCGCGCTCATTCATTACTCCGATGGTCAGAACCAACTCGGGAACATTCAGTCCTACGAAATGTTCCTGGATGAGTTGGACAAGTGCTGGGCCGAATGCCTCCGAATCCTGGTCCCGGGCGGGCGCATCTGCTGTGTAGTTGGGGACGTCTGCCTCTCACGGAAGCGCGCCGGGCGTCACCATGTTCTTCCGCTCTCTGCCGACATTCAGGTCCGCGCCCGCCGCATCGGGTTTGACAACCTCACCCCTATTCGCTGGATGAAAGTCGCCAACATCAAGCTGGAAGCGTCGACTTCGAGCGTGTTTCTTGGGAAGCCCAACCTCCCCAATGGCGTGGTCAAGAACGACGTCGAGAGCATTCTCTTCCTCCGAAAGCCCGGCGGATACCGCAAGCCGACCGCTGCGCAAGAGAAGGCGAGCTTCATCCCCACGGACGAGTACCGCAAGTGGTTCAGTGCGGCATGGTCCGACGTGAAGGGCCAGATCCGCCGCGACCACCCAGCCCCATACCCGCTCGAAATCCCGAACCGTCTCATTCGCATGTTCAGCTTCACAGGCGACACGGTCGTGGATCCCTTTGCAGGGACCGGCACCACCGCGCTCGCGGCAATGCAGGCGGGCCGTAACTCAATCTCAGTAGAGATCGAGACAAAGTACGTGGAGCTCATCAAAAAGCGGCTGGACAGTGCGCCCCTCGGCGCGAACGTCGAGTACAAGCTCCCGGCCTCGAAGCGTCCCGCTGCCACGACTCGGAGCGCGTGA
- a CDS encoding serine/threonine-protein kinase has translation MGETAAHTAGLEPTLIAPPSSGPGPIPPQIGPYRVLGEIGRGGMGAVLRAVRDDDQLKKHVALKLIKKGLDTEDLLTRFRVEKQVLSSLNHPNIARVLDAGQTDDGRPYFVMEYIEGQPITDYCDTQQLTTQERLELFKKVCAAVHAAHQNLIVHRDIKPSNILVNAQGEPKLLDFGIAKLLNADLMGQAMATLPGERLMTPEYASPEQVQGLPITTASDVYSLGVLLYEMLTGRQPYQLMSRLHDELVRVVCEVEPERPSTAVTRPAEVITRDGTTRTYSADEIAKRRAAPASRLKRTLSGDLDNVVLMAMRKSPRRRYASAQAFAEDLANHLEGRPVKARPETLGYLFAKFVQRNRVGVAAAAVVALALSAGGLSAAWYWGQAREQETQRIAAEQEAARRLVQLREFAATFVPELSRSVRRLEGATTAQLVLMSSAVQVLDKLAGEELGGSDPELQARLAEGYRLLGNVRGGARSGNQQDLLEAAACYAKALAAWKVVGEPGTYSKDQLLEWCTLRLDMAVLEMQRGQNIPALAHVDAALAVTDTLEAEPKSYEGLRVRPWGLLTRSDILHRMGALTSDEQGAARYMQQSTEALELSAQRRRELLSEFDGKADARRDCAVAELRRAERMLEAGNLARANELAAEALEHREWLAASDKADVSFQRDLAVTQDFMGDVKSEQQVFDEAVSWYAKAAGILAPLAANDPEDARLWFTYWSVLGKLGYLELLTGQLPQAQATIKRHEQAAAHWSRFERVTKSQRRALALQYRDLGMAAAGRDDVAARRCLGASLDLIKTHGLKGEGLEEEPLRSLLAKLPAAPDT, from the coding sequence ATGGGCGAGACGGCCGCACACACCGCAGGACTGGAACCAACGCTGATCGCGCCGCCCTCGAGCGGTCCCGGGCCGATCCCACCGCAGATCGGGCCGTACCGGGTCCTTGGCGAGATCGGGCGCGGCGGCATGGGCGCGGTGCTGCGGGCCGTCCGCGACGACGACCAGCTCAAGAAGCACGTTGCCCTCAAGCTCATCAAGAAGGGACTCGACACCGAGGACCTGCTGACGCGGTTCCGTGTCGAGAAGCAGGTGCTCAGCTCGCTCAACCACCCCAACATCGCGCGGGTGCTGGACGCGGGGCAGACCGACGATGGCCGCCCGTACTTCGTGATGGAGTACATCGAGGGTCAGCCCATCACCGACTACTGCGACACCCAGCAGCTGACGACGCAGGAGCGGCTGGAGCTGTTCAAAAAGGTGTGCGCGGCGGTGCACGCCGCGCACCAGAACCTGATCGTGCACCGCGACATCAAACCCAGCAACATCCTGGTGAACGCACAGGGCGAGCCCAAGCTGCTGGACTTTGGCATCGCCAAGCTGCTCAACGCGGACCTGATGGGGCAGGCCATGGCGACGCTCCCCGGGGAGCGGCTGATGACTCCCGAGTACGCCAGCCCCGAGCAGGTGCAGGGGCTGCCGATCACGACCGCGAGCGATGTGTACTCGCTGGGCGTGCTGCTGTACGAGATGCTCACCGGGCGGCAGCCGTACCAGCTCATGAGCCGCCTGCACGACGAGCTGGTGCGGGTGGTGTGCGAGGTGGAACCGGAGCGGCCCTCCACGGCCGTGACGCGCCCGGCGGAGGTCATCACGCGCGACGGCACGACTCGCACGTACTCCGCGGATGAGATCGCGAAGCGGCGGGCGGCGCCCGCGTCGCGCCTGAAGCGAACGCTGTCGGGGGACCTGGACAACGTGGTGCTGATGGCGATGCGCAAGAGCCCGCGCCGGCGGTACGCGTCGGCCCAGGCCTTCGCCGAAGACCTGGCCAACCACCTCGAGGGGCGGCCGGTGAAGGCCCGCCCCGAGACGCTGGGGTACCTCTTCGCCAAGTTCGTGCAGCGGAACAGGGTGGGGGTGGCGGCCGCGGCGGTGGTGGCGCTGGCACTGAGCGCGGGCGGGCTGTCCGCGGCGTGGTACTGGGGCCAGGCGCGTGAGCAGGAGACGCAGCGGATCGCGGCGGAGCAGGAGGCGGCGCGCCGGCTGGTGCAGCTGCGCGAGTTCGCAGCCACCTTCGTGCCCGAGCTGAGCAGGAGCGTCCGGCGGCTGGAGGGCGCCACCACAGCGCAGCTGGTCCTGATGAGCTCGGCGGTGCAGGTGCTGGACAAACTGGCGGGCGAGGAGCTCGGAGGAAGCGATCCGGAGCTTCAGGCCCGGCTGGCCGAGGGCTATCGGCTGCTAGGGAACGTGCGCGGCGGCGCGAGGTCAGGAAATCAACAGGATCTACTGGAGGCCGCGGCGTGCTACGCGAAGGCGCTGGCGGCGTGGAAGGTTGTGGGCGAGCCCGGGACCTACAGCAAGGACCAGCTGCTGGAGTGGTGCACGCTGCGGCTGGACATGGCGGTGCTGGAGATGCAGCGCGGGCAGAACATCCCGGCGCTGGCGCACGTGGACGCGGCGCTCGCAGTGACGGACACCCTCGAGGCGGAGCCAAAGAGCTACGAGGGGCTGCGGGTGCGTCCGTGGGGGCTGCTAACCCGGTCTGACATCCTGCACCGGATGGGGGCGCTGACATCCGATGAGCAGGGCGCAGCTCGGTACATGCAGCAGTCGACGGAGGCGCTGGAGCTCTCCGCGCAGCGGCGGCGGGAGCTCTTGAGCGAGTTCGATGGCAAGGCAGACGCGCGGCGGGACTGCGCGGTAGCGGAGCTGCGGCGGGCGGAACGCATGCTGGAGGCCGGCAACCTTGCCCGCGCGAACGAGCTCGCGGCGGAAGCGCTGGAGCACCGCGAGTGGCTGGCGGCGAGCGACAAGGCGGACGTCTCCTTTCAACGCGATCTGGCGGTGACGCAGGACTTCATGGGTGACGTGAAGTCCGAGCAGCAGGTGTTCGACGAGGCGGTGAGTTGGTATGCAAAGGCCGCCGGAATTCTCGCGCCGCTGGCGGCGAACGATCCGGAGGATGCTCGCCTGTGGTTCACGTATTGGAGCGTGCTGGGGAAGCTGGGATACCTGGAACTGCTGACCGGGCAGCTGCCGCAGGCGCAGGCGACGATCAAGCGGCATGAGCAGGCCGCGGCGCACTGGAGCCGGTTCGAGCGTGTGACGAAGTCGCAGCGGCGCGCGCTGGCGCTGCAGTACAGGGACCTGGGCATGGCGGCAGCGGGGCGAGATGACGTGGCCGCGCGGCGGTGCCTGGGCGCGTCGCTGGACCTGATCAAGACGCATGGGCTGAAGGGTGAAGGGCTGGAAGAGGAGCCCTTGAGGTCGCTGCTGGCCAAACTCCCGGCGGCACCGGACACCTGA
- a CDS encoding FG-GAP-like repeat-containing protein, with amino-acid sequence MLNRFRWVMLAVWLMCAWSAPALAQSIVYVRANAPAGGNGQSWATAYNDLQSAISAAAAVPAVSRNIQIWVATGTYFPGPPGAPRSTSFSMLNGVTLLGGFAGNESAATQANPRLNTTTLSGDLGRNDVGPVTDPTRDDNSYHVVTAGGVDNTARIEGFLIRGGQATLPYGGGTPQPDSDGGGLTTRGGGSPVIHRCTFIGNRAANSGGAIFLGQPGTPEVTGCTFVGNHGMWDTGAVCVGEYFGTNTLLAATIESCFFSGNYGRDGGSAILVVGTSHAAPAVQVTANIVGCTFSGQTFTPPSNYASSVWAHRRSLVSIRNCIFWNEPATPVHAFAGGSVSVRRSLVQNGAAGVTANNGTATYGTDNISVNPLFQALNGPDGVAGTIDDDPTLTPSSPCIDLADESYLTPCTVADVLGNSRWHDGDSNGTVLSDLGAAERGAGSAHRRLYVRPGGNGGGRSWADALGSPNGASAQSTCRDPWEVWVAAGTYRPAPPGGDRNASFQLRSRLALFGGFAGTETTINQRDFNAHQTILSGDLQGDDVGFYNRADNAHHVVTGENLAASAILDGFIIEHGGEGIADIGGGGIYLNGGGATIRNCLIRDNVADAGAGVQAISPTGLRFENCTFHNNRTDRVAPDQTHAWDGAAFQGSGGNGLVFDGCIFQENHSDYRAGVMYITSQTGILIQNCRLIRNRSEDVAGAVLLYQSQASIYNSEFYGNRSALDHNVLAWASNTTIAGCAFVGNTARYHSSITGSSAFETVNTLRVINSTIVANEGLEPAQYPGAISATGNGTQNTLSLQNCIVTGNTNAGVESEHTNISVLSGVYAWSVDYTIHHQRTAATPGTGSHGGAPLFRRAPSKGPNGSWGDPDDDYGDLRVQAGSPALDSGFLGALPPDIGDMDRDQNLTEVLPFDLARQPRFVDDPNAPNTGPGSAPHVDRGCYENNLSTTVWSNPAGGQWTLAANWLNSVLPNSNTRVLFDSTAGGSSNSYSVQLPSDQHAYSMEVSANQVTFNARSGSFNGDLFLDAPIADPNPSLLISRTAPAGVSPALTITNSGGSTTTRRGLSAGSTTVANETGSRGALIIGDTNPTNGQRTRFTASGRTQIGGAGAGVLTIQSRALAQVESLVLAAQQTASATASITGASSIPSTLAYGGLNADLVIAHRGQATLTVGGTLASGLPDATKPGLLTSEGNPADDVILGEVAGSSGTVRILGPGSAWVSEHSNFILGKGGHAHLTIDAGQLLTTTSNNIIFAQEPGSSALLELKNGASWIENSAGAVIGGAGFAELRIDSTSTVSISGGPLRIDPAGTMTGNGAVSGDVRNRGTIVPTVGTAPLTIDGSYEQVSSDPANPYAGNIILGVNGTAAGQYASIEINGAPNQIRIGGGLIVHAPAGFALDQPLRLISTPGTPAPFDVALLPRLVTTLGLPTNQYLRIEYNDGGADLGFGLLQGGIGFDAPVDFPVPGTATDAVLADMDNDGLIDLAVTIPAPSGGPGSAFIFFNAGDADNDGDWDGFASSTQITTGINPLALTVCNFDGQRGLDLAVANQASSSVSVIYHLNDRTFGSTQTHSVGVSPVAIASAALNDPLELPAIAVALSSTPAARLMLNNQDPLNNSFLLQPPIVLPVPPRRIRLPDLDNDKRMDILLMGDGSVMPFHNVGNSVMGPLPPIPVGAGTFDLRTADLDNDGRTDFITSNQEGGSVSIILNRTADSGPALLPAVELPVAAGATSLASIDLEGDGDSDLAVIAEGAGGTRQVRLLRNDLDSSGLLVFSQLPAQPSGEDPLFVLSANVDARGLDELVTVNQSGGGGFVPGPAVIVNPNAGTPPPPPCGDQDFNGDGDLGTDADIEAFFACLGGNCCETCYAGGADFNADGDWGTDADIESFFRVLGGGPC; translated from the coding sequence ATGCTGAACCGATTCCGCTGGGTCATGCTGGCCGTGTGGTTGATGTGCGCCTGGTCCGCGCCCGCTCTTGCGCAGAGCATCGTTTACGTTCGCGCCAACGCGCCTGCTGGTGGGAACGGGCAGAGCTGGGCGACGGCGTACAACGACCTGCAATCGGCCATTAGCGCCGCGGCGGCCGTCCCCGCGGTCAGTCGCAATATTCAGATTTGGGTCGCTACTGGCACCTACTTCCCCGGCCCACCCGGTGCCCCTCGATCAACGTCGTTTTCCATGCTCAATGGTGTGACCCTCCTCGGCGGTTTCGCCGGAAACGAGTCAGCAGCCACCCAGGCCAATCCGCGCCTAAACACCACCACCCTCAGCGGTGACCTGGGCCGCAATGACGTGGGCCCGGTGACGGATCCCACACGCGACGACAACTCCTACCACGTCGTCACCGCGGGCGGCGTGGATAACACAGCTCGGATAGAGGGTTTCCTGATCCGGGGCGGCCAGGCCACGCTTCCTTATGGAGGGGGAACCCCCCAGCCCGACTCCGACGGCGGCGGCCTTACCACCAGGGGCGGCGGCAGCCCGGTGATTCATCGCTGCACTTTCATCGGCAACCGTGCTGCCAACTCGGGCGGCGCGATTTTCCTGGGTCAACCGGGAACTCCGGAAGTGACGGGCTGCACATTCGTAGGCAACCACGGCATGTGGGATACGGGCGCCGTCTGCGTCGGTGAGTACTTCGGCACCAACACCCTTCTCGCGGCGACCATCGAGAGCTGTTTTTTCTCAGGCAACTATGGGCGGGACGGCGGCTCGGCCATCCTCGTCGTGGGGACCAGTCATGCCGCGCCGGCCGTGCAGGTCACGGCCAACATCGTCGGGTGCACGTTCTCCGGGCAGACATTCACTCCGCCATCCAACTACGCCAGCTCTGTGTGGGCCCACCGCCGCTCGCTGGTCAGCATCCGCAACTGCATTTTCTGGAATGAACCAGCGACCCCGGTTCATGCTTTCGCCGGCGGATCGGTGAGTGTCCGCCGCTCGCTGGTGCAGAATGGGGCCGCGGGGGTGACCGCCAACAACGGCACGGCGACGTACGGCACAGATAACATCAGCGTCAACCCTTTGTTTCAGGCACTCAACGGTCCGGACGGTGTTGCCGGAACCATCGATGACGATCCCACGCTGACCCCCTCATCTCCGTGCATCGACCTCGCGGACGAGTCATACCTGACTCCCTGCACGGTTGCAGACGTGCTCGGGAACAGCCGCTGGCACGATGGAGATTCCAACGGCACGGTGCTGAGCGACCTGGGCGCAGCCGAGCGCGGCGCAGGTTCAGCGCATCGCCGTCTGTACGTCCGGCCGGGCGGCAATGGGGGTGGCCGCTCGTGGGCGGATGCGCTGGGCAGCCCAAACGGCGCGTCCGCCCAATCAACTTGTCGCGACCCCTGGGAGGTCTGGGTCGCCGCGGGAACGTACAGACCAGCCCCCCCGGGCGGAGATCGCAACGCGTCATTCCAGTTGCGGAGCAGACTCGCACTGTTCGGCGGATTCGCTGGAACCGAGACCACGATCAACCAGCGCGACTTCAACGCTCACCAGACCATCCTCTCGGGCGACCTCCAGGGCGACGACGTCGGCTTCTACAACCGCGCGGACAACGCCCACCATGTCGTCACCGGTGAGAACCTCGCGGCCTCCGCCATCCTCGACGGCTTCATCATCGAGCACGGCGGCGAAGGCATTGCCGACATCGGCGGGGGCGGGATTTATCTCAATGGCGGCGGCGCGACCATCCGGAACTGTCTGATCAGGGACAACGTCGCCGATGCGGGCGCCGGCGTGCAGGCGATCAGTCCGACAGGCTTGCGTTTCGAGAACTGCACGTTCCACAACAACCGCACCGACCGGGTCGCCCCGGATCAGACCCACGCATGGGACGGGGCGGCCTTCCAGGGAAGCGGCGGCAATGGACTGGTGTTCGATGGCTGCATATTTCAAGAGAACCACTCCGACTATCGGGCGGGTGTGATGTACATCACTTCTCAGACCGGCATCCTCATTCAGAACTGCCGGCTGATCCGCAACCGCTCCGAAGACGTCGCTGGAGCTGTCCTCCTTTACCAGTCGCAGGCGTCGATCTACAACTCCGAGTTCTACGGGAACAGGTCCGCCCTCGACCACAATGTGCTCGCTTGGGCCAGCAACACCACTATCGCGGGCTGCGCGTTCGTGGGCAACACCGCTCGATACCACTCTTCTATCACAGGATCCAGCGCTTTCGAGACGGTCAACACCCTTCGTGTGATCAACTCCACTATCGTGGCGAACGAGGGCCTTGAACCCGCTCAGTATCCCGGGGCCATCAGCGCGACGGGCAACGGCACCCAGAACACGCTGTCACTTCAAAACTGCATCGTCACCGGGAACACCAACGCAGGCGTCGAGAGCGAGCACACCAACATCAGCGTGCTTAGCGGCGTGTATGCATGGTCAGTCGACTATACAATCCATCATCAGAGGACCGCCGCAACGCCCGGCACTGGCTCGCATGGCGGAGCCCCTCTCTTCCGCCGTGCCCCCTCGAAGGGACCTAACGGAAGCTGGGGCGACCCCGACGACGACTATGGAGACCTGCGCGTTCAAGCCGGCTCACCCGCGCTGGACTCGGGATTTCTTGGAGCGCTGCCGCCCGACATCGGAGACATGGACCGAGATCAGAACCTGACCGAGGTCCTCCCATTCGACCTCGCTCGTCAGCCCCGCTTCGTCGACGACCCCAACGCTCCCAACACCGGCCCGGGCTCCGCACCTCACGTCGACCGCGGCTGCTACGAGAACAACCTCTCCACCACGGTCTGGTCCAACCCCGCCGGCGGCCAGTGGACGCTCGCGGCCAACTGGCTCAACAGCGTGCTCCCCAACAGCAACACCCGCGTGCTGTTCGACAGCACTGCCGGCGGCAGCAGCAACTCCTACTCTGTTCAACTCCCCAGTGATCAGCACGCCTACTCGATGGAGGTTAGTGCCAACCAGGTCACGTTCAACGCAAGGTCGGGCAGCTTCAACGGCGACCTCTTTCTCGATGCGCCCATCGCCGACCCCAACCCCTCGCTGCTTATCTCGCGAACCGCCCCCGCCGGGGTCAGTCCCGCACTCACCATCACCAACTCCGGCGGCTCGACAACCACACGCCGTGGCCTGAGCGCCGGCAGCACCACCGTCGCCAACGAAACCGGCTCGCGCGGAGCCCTCATCATCGGCGACACTAACCCCACCAACGGCCAGCGCACCCGCTTCACGGCCTCCGGGCGCACACAGATCGGCGGCGCCGGCGCGGGCGTGCTCACCATTCAGTCCCGCGCGCTGGCGCAGGTGGAGTCGCTTGTGCTGGCAGCGCAGCAGACCGCCTCCGCCACCGCATCCATCACCGGCGCCTCCTCCATCCCCTCCACCCTCGCCTACGGCGGCCTCAACGCCGACCTCGTCATCGCCCACCGCGGTCAGGCCACGCTCACCGTCGGCGGCACTCTCGCGAGCGGCCTGCCCGACGCCACCAAGCCCGGCCTGCTTACCAGCGAGGGCAACCCCGCCGACGACGTGATCCTCGGCGAGGTCGCCGGCTCTTCCGGCACGGTCCGCATCCTCGGCCCCGGCTCCGCCTGGGTCAGCGAGCACAGCAACTTCATCCTCGGCAAGGGCGGGCACGCGCACCTCACCATCGATGCCGGACAGCTGCTGACCACCACCTCCAACAACATCATCTTCGCGCAGGAGCCCGGCTCTTCGGCGCTGCTGGAGCTCAAGAACGGCGCATCATGGATTGAGAACTCCGCCGGAGCCGTGATCGGCGGCGCCGGGTTCGCGGAGCTGCGCATCGATTCGACCTCGACGGTGTCCATCAGCGGCGGACCGCTGCGCATCGATCCCGCCGGCACCATGACCGGCAACGGCGCCGTCAGCGGCGATGTCCGCAACCGCGGCACCATCGTGCCCACCGTGGGCACGGCCCCCCTCACCATCGACGGCTCCTACGAGCAGGTCTCCAGCGACCCCGCCAACCCTTACGCGGGCAACATCATCCTCGGTGTCAACGGCACGGCCGCGGGCCAGTACGCCAGCATCGAGATCAACGGCGCCCCCAACCAGATCAGAATCGGCGGGGGCCTGATCGTGCACGCACCTGCCGGCTTCGCGCTCGACCAGCCGCTTCGGCTCATCAGCACGCCCGGCACGCCCGCGCCCTTCGACGTCGCGCTGCTGCCGCGCCTGGTCACCACCCTGGGTCTGCCCACGAACCAGTACCTGCGCATCGAGTACAACGACGGCGGCGCCGACCTGGGGTTCGGGCTCTTGCAGGGTGGCATCGGCTTCGATGCCCCGGTCGACTTCCCCGTGCCCGGCACCGCGACCGACGCCGTGCTTGCCGACATGGACAACGACGGCCTGATCGACCTTGCTGTCACGATCCCCGCCCCCAGCGGCGGCCCCGGGAGCGCCTTCATCTTCTTCAACGCCGGTGACGCGGACAACGACGGCGACTGGGACGGCTTCGCCTCCAGCACGCAGATCACCACCGGGATCAACCCCCTCGCCCTCACCGTCTGCAACTTCGACGGTCAGCGCGGCCTGGACCTCGCCGTCGCCAACCAGGCCAGCAGCAGCGTGAGCGTGATCTACCACCTGAATGACCGCACCTTCGGCAGCACGCAGACGCACAGCGTGGGCGTGAGCCCGGTGGCGATCGCCAGCGCCGCGCTCAACGACCCGCTCGAGCTGCCCGCGATCGCGGTGGCGCTGAGCAGCACGCCCGCCGCGCGCCTCATGCTCAACAACCAGGACCCGCTCAACAACAGCTTCCTACTGCAGCCGCCGATCGTGCTGCCGGTGCCCCCGCGACGGATCCGCCTGCCCGACCTGGATAACGACAAGCGGATGGACATCCTGCTGATGGGCGACGGCAGTGTCATGCCCTTCCACAACGTGGGCAACTCGGTCATGGGGCCGCTGCCGCCCATCCCCGTGGGCGCGGGCACGTTCGACCTGCGCACGGCGGATCTGGACAACGACGGCCGCACCGACTTCATCACCAGCAACCAGGAGGGCGGCTCGGTGTCGATCATCCTCAACCGCACGGCCGACAGCGGCCCGGCGTTGCTGCCCGCGGTCGAGCTGCCGGTGGCCGCTGGCGCAACGAGCCTCGCGTCCATTGATCTGGAGGGTGACGGCGACAGCGACCTGGCGGTCATTGCCGAGGGCGCCGGCGGCACGCGCCAGGTGCGGCTGCTGCGGAACGACCTGGACAGCTCCGGCCTGCTGGTGTTCTCGCAGCTGCCGGCGCAGCCCAGCGGCGAGGACCCCCTGTTCGTGCTGAGCGCGAACGTGGACGCCCGCGGCCTGGACGAGCTCGTGACCGTCAACCAGTCCGGCGGCGGCGGCTTCGTGCCCGGGCCGGCGGTGATCGTCAACCCCAACGCCGGCACGCCGCCCCCGCCCCCCTGCGGTGACCAGGACTTCAACGGAGACGGCGACCTCGGCACGGACGCCGACATTGAGGCCTTCTTCGCGTGCCTGGGCGGCAACTGCTGCGAGACGTGCTACGCGGGCGGGGCCGACTTCAACGCCGACGGCGACTGGGGCACGGACGCGGATATCGAGAGCTTCTTCAGGGTCCTGGGCGGCGGGCCGTGCTGA